Below is a window of Burkholderiales bacterium DNA.
TCGCCGAAATCTGCCTGGGTGGCCTCGGCGCGGTCAGGTTCGAAAGCGCGTCCGGCGCCTGGCCGCTGTCGGTCAGCGTGCATACCGCGAACCCGGTGCTCGCCTGCCTCGGCAGCCAGTACGCAGGCTGGAGTCTGTCGCACGGCAGCGGCAAAGGCGCGTTTCATGCGCTGGGCTCGGGGCCGGGCCGCGCGCTGGCTGGCAAGGAAGAGCTGTACGCCGAACTCGGTTATCGCGACAGCGCCGATTCCGCCTGCCTGGTGCTCGAAGTCGATCGTCATCCGCCGCCTGAGGTCATCGACAAAGTCGTGCGCGACTGCAAGCTGCCGGCCGACAGTCTGACCTTTATCCTGACGCCGACTTCAAGCCTGGCTGGCGTCGTGCAGATCGTCGCCCGCGTGCTCGAAGTCGCGCTGCACAAGGTGCACGCGCTCGGCTTTCCGCTCGAGCAGTTGATCGATGGCGCGGGCGCCGCGCCGCTGCCGCCGCCGGCCAAAGATTTCATGACCAGTATGGGCCGCACCAACGACGCGATCCTGTTCGGCGGCCGCGTCCAGCTATACCTGCGCTGCAGTGATGAAGCCGCGGCCGATCTCGCGCAAAAGCTGCCGAGCAGTGCGTCGAAAGATTACGGCAAGCCGTTCGCGCGCATCTTCAAAGAATGCGGCTACGATTTTTAC
It encodes the following:
- a CDS encoding methenyltetrahydromethanopterin cyclohydrolase is translated as MKSPSESKPSLNETGKPEAGKAQAHPSVNALAAPLVAALVRDAEMLRIGVETAAASEAGGAGARIIDAGIANPGGIEAGRRIAEICLGGLGAVRFESASGAWPLSVSVHTANPVLACLGSQYAGWSLSHGSGKGAFHALGSGPGRALAGKEELYAELGYRDSADSACLVLEVDRHPPPEVIDKVVRDCKLPADSLTFILTPTSSLAGVVQIVARVLEVALHKVHALGFPLEQLIDGAGAAPLPPPAKDFMTSMGRTNDAILFGGRVQLYLRCSDEAAADLAQKLPSSASKDYGKPFARIFKECGYDFY